One Phyllopteryx taeniolatus isolate TA_2022b chromosome 20, UOR_Ptae_1.2, whole genome shotgun sequence genomic window, AAATACCTGTATATAGACGCTTAATAAGATGCAATTTATATCAAAAGATCCAACcatcttatttttattaatccACCTCATGACCATAGTAATTACATCTACAATAATACATGACATTTGATTGGTGGCTAGTCTCACTTGGTTCACAGCAACTTTAATATAGTTTATATTAGTGTGGAGAAAATTGAATTGTGTTTTCGGGGTCCAATGAATATTAAGTTACATAAAGTACCCATCTATGCTGTTCTACTCTATACAACTAGCGAGTAAAACCTGCTCaaaaattctaattattttaCATGTCTGAAATTACTTTCACTGgtattattactgtattacaTTTCTGAAGGAGTAATTTTGTTACTGTTAATTCATTTACCTTTTTTGGGCACCAATAATCtgtattaaatttaaaaaaataagaaatcttttcaagaggggcAGTAAAAATGAAccactgagataatgtggttgcacaagtgtgcacaccctcttataactgtggatctggctgtgttcagaatgaaccagtcatattcaaattcatgttagagggagtcagcacacacctgccaccattttaagtgCAACTGATTAACCCTAGACAAAGTTAAGCTGTTGTAGTGggtgttatttttattctttatttttttgctttctagcagaaatATTTGATGAAGGAATGTTTCGTCCTAACACTGATCAAAGTCtgtttttgcaaaaaacatttctcagtTAGAACTGAGGCCTTAATCATGGTGGAagaaattatgaacagttccaattAGCAGTCAGTGGTAGCATTAAACATTCAAGCTTCTGCTAGgaagagaaacaaaacaaaaaaaagtgtacgaGAACATCTTAACTAGTTTGGGATtaaatcagaggcacttgaaatgACAGCAGGTATGTGCTGACTCTCATttgacatgagtttgaatgtgatgggttaattctgaacagccaaagagggtgtgcacacttctaCAACTAAATTGTTACtgcccctctcaaaaagatttctttttttttttcctctcttcaattttatgtcacattaatggtggaaaaagttttgacttgatttatcttggtctcattttatttatttttttaatatctcaAAATGTATACATGTACCCTGTGATTAGTTGGTGaccaatagaaaatagatgattggttaattgaatgaataattgacaaatggtgtttcactttttttttttaaacagaactcACTAAAGACCAACAAAGACCAGATGACAGAGACAAATGAAGAGAAGAAATGGGGAGTAAAAGAAGAGATAGAAGGGAGAGACAACGAAAAGAGCGATAACGAGTATCTGTCCAAAGAGAAGAATGAAAGtaagaagcaaaaaaagaagcgtgaggagaaagagaagaaagaaaaaaaagagcgtgaaaggagagaaaagaaggaaaagaaagactgggaaaagaaagaaaaaaaggacaagaaGGAGCAATAtaagaaggagaagaaagaaaggaaggcgCTTGAGAGGAAAGCAAAAGAACTCAAACGAAAGAAGAAGAGAGAGACTATGTCCTTCGGTAAGGTCACCATTTTTCTGTTCACAGGTGACCATGCAATCACATTAGCAAAGACTGGATGAgcaatttgtcctttttttttttacatttattgccTTAAAATAATTATCACTTTTAGTGATtctaaataatattttgttaattaaaaaaaacaaaaacaaaaacttgaaaACTGACCATCGACGTTAGCCCAAAATGGTGGTGGTCATTATCATTGCCATACTGTGTATGCTgtctttttgtaattaaatcTGATGCATTTTTACACCCCCCAAAATGgctggagcatttttttttttttaaataatgtgaaTCACAAAAATTATACCAAGAAAGTACGCCTTTGTAATTAAATTTGCTATAAAATTCATTTCTAAATAATTAGGAATAATTTAAGATAATCATAGTAACTGACAGAAATATAAGGTAATTTTGGCATCTGCTAGTGAGGAACAgttgatgtattttttgtcaattatccaccagatgtcgctgttgatattttttttgtcaattatcCACCAGATGTCGCTGTTTTACAACAAATCAACCCTAACCCgcttctcatttttttatgtcaggAATTAGCTGCTAATTTGTTGACGCACTGTGCAAAGTTTTATTGATGTTAAAAGTGAGGAAATCCAGCTGCATTCGAGTTATTCAGGGAGAGTCACTTTGAGGTACATTCCCTATTATTTTAAGTATTTGCCTCATGTTCTTTGACTATCAAATGCAATGCATAATCCATTCAATTCGAATCTTTTCAGCCAAGTCTGCCAAACTGAATGGCAAAAGTCCAAATTGGTGTTTGATTCCTGAATATTACAAAGAATGTGCTTGATGCAAACATAGTAAACTTGTGAAACCATTTTAATTAAAGTACATCACTAAAATCTCATAtcacaaacacattacactcaGAAAACAATTAAAGATTAAGACATATAAGGTTAAAATGTACATAAGGTTACAATTCCTGATAGATTATGGTTCTACGATGTGGAAATGAACTATGACTTCACACAAATGGGACATGTTTTTCAGCCAACAGCATCAAGTTAATACTGCAATACAGAAACAATTGCAAGACTGACAGCCATTTGAAACAATGACACCCCCATAAATCATCTTGCTTAATGATTCATCAGCAGTAGcttcatttttaaatggattaatggacggatcatttatttatttatatttttgatgGAATTAAAATGCACCGTCCTTTACGGGCGACCTTAATATGACCTCTAAACTTGTCCAACTGTTCTGAACGCAGCTGAAtgtcaaaattcacaacaggccATTGCTCAATGAATTGAACAATACTTTTACAAGGAGGCCCACTTCTATTCCTTTCAGTGATTCTCCCAGTCTCTCTACATCTCTGTTGCATACCAGTAACACTCTGTTTTGACCCATGAAGTGACCGCTAAATTTCTTGTTTCAATTGGAATTTGGATTTAGTTCATTTAAGTCCACGTTAGGAAATAGCGAACAGTTGCGGTCAAAGGTTTGGGGAAGgtcaaaatctaaaaataattgtgcatttTCGGTCCATCTCGAAATTTCACCCAGAAGCGCAATAACCCAAACTTTTTGTGTGCGAGTGGTTTGACGCAAGCATTAATACGGATACAAAAGTGTACGCGAAGATGTATATTGAGGGTCGTAAACAGATGATAACCGATCAACACATCCCTGAATCAGAAGCAATCTGCCATATAGTGCAACCCCTCCTCAATCAGCAGCCGTAAAATCAAGTATGTTCCATGTACACAGAGCTGAGAACTAAAATGCTTCTAAAATCTTCACAAGTCACAATTTTGCCTGGAGTTGCTCCAGTTCCGTGATGAGGTCACGGGCACTGAATCTCCAGCGGGTCTCTGCGGCCCAACATCCGCTCAGCAAAGCCTTGCACAGCCTGCCGCGCTCCGACTGGAACTCGTCTCGGCCCTCGACCTTTGGCCGCAGGTTGTGAGCAACCACCGCGTAGAGTACGTGCTGCCTGTCGCCAGTGTAGGGCTGCTCCCTTGTGATCAGCTGCCACATGGTAATGCCGAAGGAGAAAATATCCGATTTATCAGAGATACCTTCACCTTTGAGCAATTCCGGCGCTCGGTGCGTGTACGTGCCACCGGCGTGACTCATCGGGACGACGTCACGAGCTTCACGTTTGGTATCGAGCTGCACGGAGCAGCCGAAGTCCGCGATCTTGCACACGTCCTCACCGGACACCAAAACGTTGGCTGGTTTGATGTCCAGGTGGACGATCTTGTGGGAGTGAAGGAAGTGTAAACCGTGCGCGATATCCGAAGAGTGTCTGAGCCACCTGTCCGGCTGCAGTGGCTCCTCAGCACAGCCGTAGATAATCTGCTGCAGATTCCTGCTCCCCACGTATTCCATCACGATCGTTCCGATGCTCCTCTCGTCTCCGAAGTCCGCGGGCACGCAAGTGGTGGCCGCGATGACGCGCACGACGTTGCGATGACGGAGGTGCGCGGCGTTCAGTTCCGCCCAAAAGCTCTGACGAGAAGCCAGTTTGTTTTTGGTGCATTTCTTGACTTTTTTCAACGCCACCGTCTCCCCGAGGTATTTGGCCTTGTAGACAGAGCCGAAGCCCCCGGAACCGACAGGCTGGACGTCATGCAGCTCTTTCCAGTAGATGACGGAGGACCACAGCCGGCTGGCAACTTTACCTTGGTGTCTCTGCGAGGGGACCTGTAAGGTGGAGCCGAACGAGTGCTTGGATAAGGGGCTACTACACGTCCCGATGTCCACGGAAGGATAAATGTCTTTGGGAAGCACGCGGGCGGGAGGGACTGGAGAAGGCATGATCTCTGACACGCCCGCACGAACGTTTTATGCCGATTTTCCCAAAATCAACTTCCACTCACAATGGCCTTTTTGGAGCAGGGGGCGGGGGGAATATGTCCACATGAATTGCATTCCCCGGCTATAAATGGCTTCGATCACCCACCTTGGTCTCACAATCTGACACCTTGTATGCATGCCATTCTTCGAAATAAAAAgcacaagcacaaaaacaggaTATCGCGTTGTTTTAACGATAGTAGCGCATGTTTTTGACGTCATTTATTGGCGACAGCGTACAGTTTCCTGTTTTTAGTTTTCTTTGGTGACTGTTccatttgtgttaatttattaTATATGCCACATATGTACGATACGTTTTACtctgtatttatttccattgtaaaacgtctatttatataaataaagttttaaaaagaaTAACGTGGTCCACATTGTAGACACGCATATTTTTGGCTGGAATCATAAATATCTAATAATAGATCTCGCATTGTCATGGAATTGTATGGCAACATCTGCGCCATATTGAGTGTGGCAAAGTGTTCGTGGACGGTGAAAGATGTCTCATTCATTTGTTGCTTGCAAATGTAATAACGTTTCGCACTCAAAAACAGATCTCATGGGATTAAGACTGAACTCTCTTcagatttaaatgtatttggcCATTATATCATCATTTTGCCAATAGTATTTGCGGACTTTGTGGCTACAAAGCCCCTTAATAAgtttaaaatatgtttgaagattgTGCTAGGAGTAAAACGCTGTAGGctaccaaaaatgttttattatatgcGGTTACAGGGATTCTctgtaattgaaaataaaaggtGTAATGTTCATCGTTTAActtatattcatcttttgatgtaaaacccaaatgttttcagtcaacCATAGCCAGGAAATAACCAACTTGATCACAAGGTTCCCATACTTTTCCAGGGGATTTTATAGACaaaagaaaactcacacaaTATCAAATGTTCTTATGTTTATTGAACTTTCAATACATCACATGAAAACACTGGAGTTGACAACGTCACCCCTTTTTAATAGCAGCAAGGTATGGAAATAAAAATCAGgttattatgcaaaaaaaaataataataaataatctgCCTCTTTGGATTATgtcagtgttttaaaaaaaacaaaacttctaTTTTACAAAGACTACAAACATATCTCATATATctagctactgtatatatattttatatatacatacatatacaacactatatacatatatacacacaaacatatgcacgggttcatatatatatatatatatatatatatatatagtgcatttgcatgtttttgcatgtacagtatatataggcACACTGAGCATGTGTGTaaatatacacatgtatacatacacccacacacacacacacacacacacgtgtatatacatgtacatacaaaCAGTAAATACGTGCATCCATATGCAGAATATATAATCATACTATCTATATCtctcgctatatatatatatatatatatacatacatatatatatatatatatatatatatatatatatatatatatatatatatacatacatacacattgcttatatttctaaaaaaaaaaaaaattatagcagTAGTTtgtaaaatagaattttttgttaaatattgaGAATTACCATCATTCAGTCAATCAATTCCATCATTGCTATGGGATGGTATTGTTATAATGCAACACAAAAATACTAACATGGCTGGAATGCATTCATTGAATAGATTTCATCTTCATTTGAATGTTGTCACATATACATCATCAtcaccccctccccacccccacacacacaaaaataaaaaggaacttCACTTTTGCTTATAGCTCTCCCAATGAAAAACTTCCCATTATTAAAAGACACAAGTGGGGGCAAATATATGGGGATGTTTGTGAGAtacaatttgtaaaaacaaagacTAAACTTGTCACAGTACAGTAAAATTATATGAAGATATATCGTACAATCAGTCGCGCACATGCCAGCTGCTCTGCTAGAATGAATACtttgaaacaaacaatacatTCTAAAACTATAAAAGAGGTCTGTAGCACCTTAAGGAGCTTTAGAAGTATGTTAGCAGCTTgatccaataaaaaaatatattgcaatATTGCAGTGTTTCTTCCATACACATTCAAAACGTTTTGCTGGTACCACTGAGGCTTTTAAAGAGGTGTGGCATGAAGTGAGAGcatctacttttattttttatgataatGATTtcatccaaatgttttttttttttttaaagtgtgcttttttttgcaTCACCAGCAATTAAGTCTTTCATCCCGGCCACCTACAAATGCTGTTTGGTAATCTTCTCCTCTAGCAGCTTTTAggcagaaaaaacaaacaaacaaaaaaacaatacacaaataaaaatgttaacttttCATCAACAACTTTTGCCACACTGAGATCCAAAcctgtcagaaaaataaatgtatttaaggTTTAATTTCGACCCCTCAATAGACACATATGTGCAAGTAaagcaaaatgggaaaaaaaacactgtcaaAATTGTACCTGTAAAAGTAAAACATCTCATGCTCTAATACCATGTTATTGttctaaatataatatatacatttatgacTACACTTTCTAACAAAAGGAAGCAGAGGAAATGAAGTTTTGAGGGAAAAATTGGCTTGCTAACATTTCTTGTAAAACCACAAACCTTATAATAATAGCAAACTTCTCCAAGTGCTTCGaaacaacacaaattaaaaTCTACGTTAGGAAAAGCACATCTCACCAAATCCCATTGTTGAGAAAAGGAAATggacacaaaaaaaggcaacttaaaaatgaattgttgaagcATCTACtgtaagcattaaaaaaaatatgtgtgtgAGGTACAGCAAATGATAACACTGTTAATTGTGAGTCAAGCATTTCATGTCGCAATGTTATTGGTTAGGAACACGAGGAGTAGAAATCATTTTTGCAGTCCAAAGTATAAAACGGAACAATTACATACATCATTATATGagcatttacatttctttttgttaCAATTTGCATACCATAAGTGCCTTTGTGAATATTCCTTAAGCTGTTGTCAGACTAGTAGGCAGTGATTTGATAATTATTTAACGGCGTTTTAATAACACTGCAAGTATTTTTGAATTGCATTTTGAGATATAACCAATTGGTGGGCTAAAGGCCCAGTTCACGATTTAGCAATTGGttgcaaatgtatttgaatacattttttaaaaaagattttagtcTCCTTAACAACATCTTTAAAGGTGGCTTAAGTTACTTCATACAGGAACAACagtaatgaatgaatggaacAAACGAGAGGTCATGgtggttacaaaaatatattacacaTGGTGACAGCTCAATATAATATGCGcaatgatttgaaaacaaaaacctaCATTTccaatatagaaaaaaaaaaaatctcataatatactgtacacattcTATGGATTGTACTAATACATTTCTTACTTTGTAACTATTCCATGTACACCGAGTGCAAAACTTTGAGctttaaatttatatatatataaatgatggCAACATTCAACTATGAAatgtaattgcttttttttttttttttttatttaaacattcaTATTTACAAAGTGCGGTTGATATGCTGGGCATGCTTTAGCCATTCGGAAACAAGTTACATTACAAATTCTAAGGCATCAATCATGATAAGTGTATGACTGTTCAGCAAATTTCCTATCGGCCAATTTGTTGTTCAAATGACAGCAAAGGCAGGTCTGGCAACACATTACTAGCTACCGAGCATTACTATTGTTTTGATGAAATGTGGCACCCATCAACtaagtcaggggtgtcaaactcaaattcacagtgggccaaaatttaaaattgggacaacgtcgagggccaaactcaatatttcatgaaaaatccctgcgatgtgcatgtttcccttttctgcagaaatgtagcgttaaagtttatcattgacaacaaacttaaatttcgCTCAAAcactggaataaacaaacttcaatattataaacacgagaaatcaaatttgcgataaaagacatcagtggtatttgtttgttgttttgtatttaaatagataacaaaTTCtcctgtctctccatcttctatttatttatCACCAACTACCTTTTtcatgtaaatcttttttcaaaggccaacaacaaaacaatcccaaaaaataagaatgtcctttaattaaaatccaaacttcaaactattaacagtccctgcctaggagttgataaagggcataaaaaaaacattcattccaTTATGTTAGTATATTcattgttacagccacgttgctccgcacacaacaaacaggtctgtcttttactttagtgaacagatcatctgcctcccacctgtcttggaagttaactgttttccatctttcgtttggtcATTTTTGGTAAGgagaagtgtaaatttgctcgaggagactagtagcatagttgctaacgactgcaacagaaagggaaggggcgctcgagACTGACATATATGCCTTAAGTTATTTTGTAAGTATGTACAACATAATTAGGTTCTCTTAATCTTTAACACAATCTGGTTTTGCAGTATATTCAAAGCATGAATACAATTTCAGGACTAAAATGCACTCTAGTCTTTCctggtgaacttaatttgaccttctctaaactacTGAATGCtgatgtccaactgttcagtgttttagtactttttgcacaacttgttgttctctaacaaggagccgAATGGCAAAATCCACAAAAGATGTTTGATTCGCGAATCAACttttatgcctttctgtgactcttccagtctctctgttgcaacctgctgatgacactgtgGCACTCTAAagtcagtggccacttcccccTAAGAACATCGTGTTTGAATCATCGCAATGGCGAGTGTCGTCTcagtctcatgatgtcaaaatggaaaCAGCATGATggagaggactgtttaaatatcAATTGTAGTTATTCCAGGGATTTTATTGGTGAAGAGTAATTAGCTGATTGAGGTGAGATGTAAACATCCTACAGGCTACAGTAATGTTTCAGCAGCTAGCGGCGAGCTCTACCGCTGTCATGTTTGATTTTCTTTGGTTCAGGGGACAACTTAACAAGCTTAACAAAGCTTCTCAAACACATTTCATTACTTTTGGAACtgccaaagttaaaaaaaaaaatcttttaaaaatggaaatcgAAAGGTATAACTGTGATAATAATACTAATTATTCAGTAGTTCTTCGTACCCCGTccttaataatgtgaaatgtgttgtttattatttatttgaaagcCTTTTTAAATACTACtcccctttttttcctttccaccTTTTGTCCGAGAATATTCTCTAGTTTCGGCAGCTATTAGCCTCCACGTGAAATTTTGCTTTTACTTGgattatattaataatatatcgGAATTAAGCACGTGCACTGATATAGGTGAAAGCAGAATTACAGGAATGGATTATCTTGATCAAGTAAAATTGTCAGCAGCCGTTTTTAGTCTATGATTTCAAAGTATTATCAAATATGGCAATATCAATATTACAGCCTGGTCATTAAGAAACCTTCTGCAAATTAAGTCAAATGCAAAAgctagcaagcaagcaagcaaaaaaaaaaaggtgtacaaAGAATGCCTAAgtgaaattaataaaacataGCAATTACTCATGtctatattttttgaaaaatatccaCATCCCGAAAGGCAAATTCATAAAATGAGAATGTGATTGTACTGTAGTTGATTTTGTTTATATAACAGTTTGTAAAATTGTCGAGCAATCCTGTTGGATTGTGTTTACGGCAGacatttaaattactttatttcactCAAACGTTATTGCACTCTTGACACAAGGCTTTGCTAATGATGGTGAAAAGATAATGACAGTGCTGAATGTGTACAAAACCAGCGGTGCCCCCCCATAGACGcattcttgtaaaaaaatattgtaaatgtttttcagtAAATTGAAATTATTAACAAAGCTTGCTTGCGGGAATGATTTGTCAACATATTATCAAAATGCTCGCGTGGAGATCCATTATGAACTCCCAACTCCAAATCATGATTTGTTTACTGACTGGATAGAGGTGCCAATGTCTTAAAGGTTGCATCCTTTGCATCTCCAGTGAACCCCCGCTTTATCGCAGTTCATCTTTCGCAACATAtcacagattattattttttttttttactgatcaTTTAACATGGGTTTTtacatgcttgcttcaagttgtttggtttgaagcaatctgttgaagtttactgttcaACTGACACGACTCAAAAGAGAGCGACATGTTGTTTATTTAAACAACTAAATGGtcaaccaaaccatgtaatAGTGACAGTCtgctagctaaatgctaacgtataatgtgaaatgacaaccACGTGCCTTCAGTACAGTACCACGCTGTGCTGCAACATGCCAGACAGGAGGCAGCACTGAGGTTTTCCTTAAGACATGCAGCATAATAGAAGagcaagaagaggcagagaaggtccccaactaaatAGTGGTTGTTTCCACAGAGAAGAATGAAAATATATCTGTGGGTAATGTTGCACgctatgtttgtatgtgttgctgctgcgTGTGTTAAAGTGGAAGCTGTTTTAAAAGTTTTAGAATTACACTGGGTGAGTGTCCGCTGACTGCGTGAAAAATGGCCGATACTTTGTCCATTAACTTTCTTCTGCCTACACATGTTTGAGTAGCAAAAATATATCCGGCTCAAgcctctggtggctggaatatatctcaCCCGGTGGTCACAGTGCTTTCCACGCCATGACGAGAGGCGCTAGCCAACAGCTAACTCGCAAGCTAACAGACTTCCGGGGTTCACTTGGCCAGTGGACAGGTGAAAGTCTTGTCCACGATGTCACCTCTTCGCTTGGGAATTGATATAATAAcacgagctgttctgtaaattgtggcatttcgggaagatgcattttcagggtgcaggcatagctagctagctaacttaATGCTATAGCGGTATAAATAGGCCTAGTAATAATGT contains:
- the mos gene encoding proto-oncogene serine/threonine-protein kinase mos — its product is MPSPVPPARVLPKDIYPSVDIGTCSSPLSKHSFGSTLQVPSQRHQGKVASRLWSSVIYWKELHDVQPVGSGGFGSVYKAKYLGETVALKKVKKCTKNKLASRQSFWAELNAAHLRHRNVVRVIAATTCVPADFGDERSIGTIVMEYVGSRNLQQIIYGCAEEPLQPDRWLRHSSDIAHGLHFLHSHKIVHLDIKPANVLVSGEDVCKIADFGCSVQLDTKREARDVVPMSHAGGTYTHRAPELLKGEGISDKSDIFSFGITMWQLITREQPYTGDRQHVLYAVVAHNLRPKVEGRDEFQSERGRLCKALLSGCWAAETRWRFSARDLITELEQLQAKL